One window of Bacteroides sp. AN502(2024) genomic DNA carries:
- the dnaB gene encoding replicative DNA helicase, translating to MQPHASELEEAIIGACLIEQEALPLVADKLRPDMFYEESHQLIFAALIAMYQANKKIDILTVKEELTRRGTLEKAGGPYAITRLSSRVASSAHIEYHAQIVHQKYLAREAVVGFNKLFTCAMDETIDIYDTLIDAHNLLDRLEGESGHHEHMRCMDTLMTDTLKEAELRIAKSVNGVTGIPTGLTDLDQKTGGLQNSDLIIIAARPSVGKTAFALHLARHAAMAGNTVAVYSLEMQGERLADRWLAATGHINPYRWRNGIPTAEEMENARTTALELSRLPIYVDDNASVSMEHIRSSARLLKSRRQCDMIIIDYLQLCDMTGKQGNRNREQEVAQATRKAKLLAKELQIPIVLLSQLNRESENRPGGRPELAHLRESGAIEQDADVVMLLYRPAMQRIATDRESGYPTEGLGVAIVAKQRNGETGNVYFGHNRSMTKIYDYIPPLEYFEKHAK from the coding sequence ATGCAACCACACGCCAGCGAACTCGAAGAAGCCATCATTGGTGCCTGCCTGATCGAACAGGAAGCACTGCCGCTCGTAGCCGACAAGCTACGCCCCGACATGTTCTACGAAGAGTCTCACCAACTGATTTTTGCCGCTCTGATCGCCATGTATCAGGCCAACAAGAAGATCGACATACTCACCGTCAAAGAAGAGCTCACCCGACGAGGAACGCTCGAAAAGGCAGGCGGACCGTATGCCATCACCCGGCTGAGCAGCCGGGTAGCCTCCTCCGCACATATCGAATACCATGCACAAATCGTACACCAGAAATACCTGGCACGGGAAGCGGTGGTCGGCTTCAACAAGCTATTCACCTGCGCCATGGATGAAACAATCGACATCTACGACACGCTGATCGATGCACACAACCTGCTCGACCGCCTGGAAGGGGAGTCCGGACACCACGAACACATGCGCTGTATGGATACGCTGATGACCGATACCCTGAAAGAGGCCGAACTACGCATTGCCAAAAGCGTGAACGGGGTGACCGGCATCCCCACCGGACTGACCGACCTCGACCAGAAAACTGGCGGACTGCAGAACAGCGATCTCATCATCATCGCCGCCCGCCCCTCCGTAGGGAAAACGGCTTTTGCCCTACACCTGGCACGTCATGCGGCAATGGCAGGCAACACAGTGGCCGTTTACAGCCTCGAGATGCAGGGAGAACGACTCGCCGACCGATGGCTGGCAGCGACCGGACATATCAACCCCTACCGGTGGAGAAACGGCATACCCACCGCGGAAGAGATGGAAAACGCACGCACCACGGCCTTGGAACTCTCCAGACTCCCCATCTACGTGGACGACAACGCTTCGGTCAGCATGGAGCACATCCGTTCCAGTGCCCGGCTGTTGAAGAGCCGCCGGCAGTGTGACATGATTATCATCGACTACCTGCAACTCTGCGACATGACCGGCAAACAGGGCAACCGCAACCGGGAACAGGAGGTGGCACAAGCCACCCGGAAAGCCAAGCTGCTTGCCAAGGAGCTACAGATCCCCATCGTGTTGCTCAGCCAGCTCAACCGGGAGTCGGAAAACCGTCCCGGAGGACGTCCCGAACTGGCACACCTGCGTGAGAGCGGAGCCATTGAGCAGGACGCGGACGTGGTTATGCTGCTTTATCGCCCCGCCATGCAACGCATCGCCACCGATCGGGAAAGCGGCTACCCGACAGAGGGACTGGGGGTAGCCATCGTGGCAAAACAGCGCAACGGAGAAACGGGGAATGTCTATTTCGGGCACAACCGGTCTATGACAAAAATATATGACTATATCCCGCCATTGGAATATTTCGAAAAACATGCCAAATAA
- a CDS encoding DUF4248 domain-containing protein: MQSRHQTTLINNQFKITKKMDYTDYMKVEIEERTWVINGFKTFSIIAHEYFPEYANADAASRRMRNEIELDKQLFDALTEAHYVRETTRLSPRQQQILFMVWGPEKIIIRYHILHR, encoded by the coding sequence TTGCAAAGTCGACATCAAACAACCCTTATTAATAACCAATTTAAAATTACAAAAAAGATGGACTACACGGACTACATGAAAGTTGAAATAGAAGAGCGGACCTGGGTGATTAACGGTTTCAAAACCTTCTCCATCATCGCACATGAGTATTTTCCCGAATATGCCAATGCCGACGCAGCCAGCAGAAGAATGAGAAACGAAATCGAACTCGACAAACAGCTGTTCGATGCATTGACAGAGGCGCATTACGTACGCGAGACGACCCGCCTGAGTCCCCGGCAGCAGCAGATCCTCTTCATGGTCTGGGGACCGGAGAAGATCATCATACGCTACCACATCCTTCACCGATGA
- a CDS encoding putative DNA modification/repair radical SAM protein: MNENVLAKLKILAESAKYDVSCSSSGTVRSHKSGTLGNTVGGWGICHSFAEDGRCISLLKIMLTNYCMYDCAYCINRRSNDLPRATFSVSELVELTMEFYRRNYIEGLFLSSGVVRNPDYTMERLVRVAKDLREVHRFNGYIHLKSIPGASRELVNEAGLYADRLSVNIEIPKEENLKLLAPEKDHRSVFAPMKYIQQGVLESKEERRKFRYAPRFAPAGQSTQVIVGATSESDKDILSLSSALYRHPTMKRVYYSGYVSVNTYDKRLPALKQPPLVRENRLYQADWLLRFYQFKVDEIVDDAYPDLDLEIDPKLSWALRHPELFPVDINQADYEMLLRVPGVGVKSARLVVASRRFSRLGFYELKKMGVVMKKAQYFITCKELPLRMQTVNELSPQRVRSLLLPKPKKRVDERQLVLDFGE; this comes from the coding sequence ATGAACGAAAACGTCTTAGCGAAACTGAAGATACTGGCGGAATCTGCCAAGTACGATGTTTCCTGTTCTTCCAGCGGTACGGTGCGTTCCCATAAGTCGGGAACGCTGGGAAACACGGTGGGGGGATGGGGGATATGCCACAGCTTTGCCGAGGACGGGCGGTGTATCTCGCTGCTGAAAATCATGCTTACCAATTATTGCATGTACGATTGTGCCTATTGCATCAACCGGCGTAGCAACGATCTGCCCCGCGCCACCTTTTCCGTGTCGGAGCTGGTGGAGCTGACGATGGAATTCTACCGTCGTAACTATATCGAAGGGCTGTTTCTCAGCTCCGGCGTGGTCCGTAATCCGGACTATACCATGGAGCGACTGGTGCGTGTGGCGAAGGATTTGCGGGAAGTGCACCGTTTCAACGGTTATATCCATCTCAAGAGTATTCCCGGAGCCAGTCGCGAATTGGTGAACGAGGCGGGGTTGTATGCCGATCGCCTGAGTGTCAACATCGAAATTCCCAAAGAGGAGAACCTGAAGCTGCTGGCGCCGGAGAAGGATCACCGGAGCGTATTTGCTCCGATGAAATACATTCAGCAAGGCGTGCTGGAGAGCAAGGAAGAACGGCGGAAGTTCCGCTACGCACCCCGTTTCGCACCTGCGGGACAGAGTACGCAGGTGATTGTGGGGGCTACCTCCGAATCGGATAAGGATATCCTGTCGCTCTCGTCGGCACTTTACCGGCACCCCACCATGAAACGGGTCTATTACTCGGGCTATGTCTCCGTGAATACGTATGATAAACGCCTCCCGGCATTGAAACAGCCCCCTTTGGTGCGTGAGAACCGGCTCTATCAGGCGGACTGGCTACTGCGCTTTTATCAGTTCAAGGTGGATGAGATTGTGGATGACGCCTATCCGGATCTCGACCTCGAGATAGACCCGAAGCTCTCGTGGGCCTTGCGCCATCCCGAACTGTTTCCCGTCGATATCAATCAGGCGGACTACGAGATGTTGCTCCGTGTGCCGGGGGTAGGGGTGAAGTCGGCGAGACTGGTGGTGGCTTCCCGCCGGTTCTCGAGGCTGGGATTTTATGAACTGAAGAAGATGGGGGTGGTGATGAAGAAGGCGCAATATTTCATCACTTGCAAAGAACTGCCGCTCCGGATGCAGACGGTGAACGAACTTTCTCCGCAACGGGTACGCAGCTTATTGCTGCCGAAGCCGAAGAAGAGAGTGGACGAGCGGCAGTTGGTGCTTGATTTTGGCGAATAA
- a CDS encoding TIGR03915 family putative DNA repair protein, with the protein MNVYVYDKTFDGLLTAVFDAYFRKTFPDALLSEGDALPLFCEELHTVVTDEEKAGRVWRGLQKKVSSSALGCLTQSWLSELPEIGILIFRYIRKAIDAPRSIETNFGDPDVLRLAQIWKKVDGERLRLMQFVRFQKAADGTYFAAFEPLYNALPLTVHHFKDRFADQKWMIYDMKRRYGFYYDLQQVTTVSFDDDSRESHLITGMLDESLMDRDEKLFQQLWKSYFKAICIKERLNPRKHRQDMPVRYWKYLTEKQ; encoded by the coding sequence ATGAATGTTTATGTGTACGATAAAACCTTTGACGGTCTGCTGACGGCAGTGTTCGACGCCTATTTCCGCAAGACCTTTCCCGATGCCTTGTTGTCGGAAGGAGATGCTTTGCCTCTGTTTTGTGAGGAGCTGCATACGGTAGTCACCGATGAGGAGAAGGCCGGTCGTGTGTGGCGGGGATTGCAGAAGAAAGTTTCCTCTTCCGCTTTGGGGTGCCTCACACAAAGTTGGCTGTCGGAACTTCCTGAGATCGGCATACTGATTTTCCGGTATATCCGTAAGGCAATCGATGCCCCCCGTTCTATCGAAACCAACTTCGGCGATCCGGACGTCTTGCGATTGGCGCAGATCTGGAAGAAGGTGGATGGAGAGCGTCTGCGCCTGATGCAGTTTGTCCGTTTCCAGAAAGCTGCCGACGGTACCTACTTTGCCGCTTTCGAACCGCTCTACAATGCACTCCCGCTGACCGTCCATCATTTCAAGGACCGTTTTGCCGATCAGAAATGGATGATTTACGACATGAAACGCCGTTACGGCTTTTATTACGACTTGCAGCAGGTGACGACCGTCTCGTTTGACGACGACAGTCGCGAGTCACATCTGATTACGGGGATGCTGGACGAAAGCCTGATGGACCGCGATGAGAAGCTTTTCCAACAGCTCTGGAAGAGCTATTTCAAGGCTATCTGCATCAAAGAACGTCTGAATCCGAGAAAGCACCGACAGGATATGCCTGTACGGTATTGGAAGTATCTGACGGAAAAGCAATAA
- a CDS encoding AAA family ATPase — MFQNKKQSSDICNSLIIPYLCLLEKNNIIMKESIIIKNLGPLKEVEISDIKPLIVFIGKSASGKSTIMKIIVLMRYIYKMVNIRSYLKNAKITRSPFKLRFNSLLQDGLESMITTETEIHYTVEINGNQYTLSYADRSLQSDIHIPNSDLVFFKESYVSETRSVLPIWASKVATLKGASLGFFFHETFNDFNDATDVIKEQQLNYLNLKMKVQKSGNKPKQFIIESLQEGTKPVELRYASSGIQTSAPLVAIVHYFAKEFSFKDAFQRSVLNYLYKQDRLEKFTPQISQSDLEKYVHIHIEEAELSLDPEAQRALMSNLIDEAFHKNNDDRKLGLMVATHSPYIVNHLNVLLRAGYVEKARENYPFLEKDDIAVYRVHEGTLTSLMATDNDTGEYVINTYDMSDTMERIFNEYESMQE, encoded by the coding sequence ATGTTCCAGAATAAAAAACAGTCTTCAGACATCTGTAATTCATTAATTATTCCTTATCTTTGTCTATTGGAAAAGAACAACATTATCATGAAGGAGTCCATAATCATAAAGAACTTAGGCCCACTTAAAGAAGTGGAAATAAGCGATATTAAGCCATTAATCGTATTCATCGGCAAGTCGGCCAGCGGTAAGAGTACCATCATGAAGATTATCGTGCTCATGCGCTACATCTATAAAATGGTCAATATCCGCTCGTATCTTAAGAATGCAAAGATTACCCGTTCGCCGTTCAAATTACGTTTCAACTCTCTGCTTCAAGACGGCTTGGAAAGCATGATAACGACAGAGACTGAGATACACTATACCGTGGAAATAAACGGCAATCAATATACTCTGTCGTATGCAGATAGAAGTTTGCAGTCGGACATCCATATACCTAACAGCGATCTGGTATTCTTCAAGGAGTCGTATGTTTCTGAAACACGAAGCGTACTTCCTATATGGGCGTCCAAAGTGGCCACGCTCAAAGGAGCCAGTCTGGGCTTCTTCTTTCATGAGACATTCAATGACTTCAACGATGCAACTGATGTAATCAAAGAGCAGCAACTAAACTATCTGAACCTGAAGATGAAAGTCCAAAAATCCGGTAACAAACCCAAGCAGTTCATTATAGAGTCATTGCAGGAAGGTACGAAGCCTGTGGAATTGAGGTATGCTTCTTCCGGTATTCAGACATCTGCTCCTTTGGTTGCCATTGTTCATTATTTTGCAAAAGAGTTTTCATTCAAGGACGCTTTCCAGCGTTCTGTACTGAACTACCTGTACAAACAAGACAGACTTGAGAAATTTACTCCCCAAATCAGCCAAAGTGATTTGGAAAAGTATGTACATATCCATATAGAAGAAGCCGAATTGAGCCTTGACCCGGAGGCACAAAGAGCCCTCATGAGCAACCTTATCGATGAAGCGTTCCACAAGAACAATGACGACCGCAAGCTGGGACTGATGGTAGCAACACATAGCCCTTATATCGTTAATCATCTGAATGTTCTGCTACGTGCTGGATATGTTGAAAAGGCAAGGGAAAACTATCCGTTTCTGGAAAAGGATGATATCGCCGTATATCGTGTTCATGAAGGCACTCTGACATCACTGATGGCAACGGACAATGATACGGGAGAATATGTAATCAACACTTACGACATGTCCGACACGATGGAGAGAATCTTCAACGAATACGAAAGCATGCAGGAATAA
- a CDS encoding HigA family addiction module antitoxin, which yields MDTIKRLPTHPGDVLKEELECRRISQKKFSEILGVPYTMLNEILNGKRPITCDFALMVEAALNINPELLINMQARYNMNLACEKKALSNRLNEIRKTCASLL from the coding sequence ATGGACACAATAAAAAGATTACCAACACACCCGGGTGATGTCTTGAAAGAAGAATTGGAATGTCGCAGAATCTCTCAAAAGAAATTCTCGGAAATTCTTGGAGTTCCCTATACAATGCTTAATGAAATTTTAAATGGGAAAAGACCTATTACCTGTGATTTTGCATTAATGGTAGAAGCTGCTCTAAACATTAATCCGGAACTACTCATCAATATGCAAGCACGATATAATATGAATCTGGCATGTGAAAAGAAAGCTCTTTCAAACCGATTAAACGAGATACGAAAAACATGCGCCTCATTGCTATGA